The DNA region AGGAAATCGAGCGAGGCCCGCTCGTCGATGCGTGCGAGAAGCTCCTTTCGGGTCAGGTGCTGGCTCTGAGTGTTTGGCGTCGTCATGGTCTCTCTCCAACCGGAACGGGGCAGGCCGCGATCAATTCGCGCGTATAGGGATCGGCGTCCTGGGCTTCGATCTTGTCGGCATCGCGCAGGTCGACGAGCACGCCGCGCCGCATCACCGCGATGCGGTGCGCGATCTGGCGCACGAGGTTGAGGTCATGGGTGATGAAGGCGTAGGCGGTGCCGTGGGCCTGGCGCAGCGCCAGCAGAAGCTCGATCACGGAGGCCTGCACCGACACGTCGAGCGAGGCAGTCACCTCGTCACAGATGACGAGTGCAGGCTTCGCCGCGAAAGCGCGGGCTATGGCGACGCGCTGCTTCTCACCGCCCGAGAGCTGATGCGGATAGCGCCGCGCATACTCGGCCGGCAGCCGCACTTGCTCCAGGAGGCGCGGAATCTCCGATGCCTGCCCGCCATAGAGCGCGAGCGGCCGCGCCAGGATGTCGCCGATGCGATGGCGCGGATTGAGAGAGGCGTCTGGATGCTGGAAGACGATCTGCACCGCGGCGCGGTAGCGCCGATCCATGTCGGCCGGCCCGCCGATGTGCCGCTCGCCGAAGTGGATATGTCCGTCGAAGCGGGCAAGCCCCGTCATGGCGCGGGCGAGCGTCGACTTGCCGGACCCCGATTCACCGACGATGCCGAGGATCTCGCCGTCTCGGATATCAAGGCTCACCGCTCGCGCACCGAAGGTCTCGCGCCGCCGAAACAGACGCGGACGGCCATAACGCACGCTCACGCCATTGAGATCGATCAGCTTGCGCTCGCCCGGCCTGTCCGCGACGAGACGCCGATGCGGCCGGGGCACGGCGTCGACGAGGGCGCGCGTATAGGCCTCCCGCGGCGCGGCGAACACTTTATCGGCAGGTTCCGTCTCGACGATCTTGCCTCTCCTGATGACGGCCACGCGATCGGCGATGCGCGAGACGAGCGCCAGGTCATGCGAGATGTAGAGGCCGGCGACACCGGTCTCGGCGCGCAACCTCCGGAAAAGATCGAGAATCCGCGCCCCGGTGATCACATCGAGCGCGGTCGTCGGCTCATCGAAAATGACGAGCTCCGGCCGGCAGGCGAAGGCGGTCGCGATGACGACGCGCTGTTTCTCTCCGCCCGAGACTTCATGCGGATAGCGACGCATCATCGCCTCGGGATCGCTGAGCTCGACCCGGCGCAGAGCTTCGACGCCTTCGCGCCAGGCGGCATCCCGAGTCAGCCCTTGATGACGAATGAGCGTTTCGGCGAGCTGCCGGCCGAGCGTCAAGGTCGGGTTGAGCGAGGCGGTCGGATCCTGGAACACCATGCTGATGCGCCGGCCGCGCAGCTTGGCGAGCTTCGCCTCGTCGATCCGCATCAGCTCTTCGCCCGCGAAGGCGATCTCGCCCGAGCGCTCGCGGGCATTGCGCGGCAGGTCGCGCATGATGGCGAAGGCGAGGGTCGACTTGCCCGAGCCCGACTCGCCGACGAGCCCGAGCACCTCACCCGGCGCGATGTCGAGCGTCACGTCGTCGAGCACACGCAACGTCCCTTGAGAGGTCGCGTAGTCGAGCGTGTAGCCGTTCACCGAAAGAAGGGCGCTCATCGCTCGTCTCTCGGATTGAGCGCGTCGCGCAGACCATCGCCGAGGAGATTGAAGCCGATGGCGGTCGCCGCGATGGCGATGCCGGGCGCCACGATCATCCACGGCGCCTGATGCAGGAAGCGGCGGGCCTCCGCTACCATCAGCCCCCATTCCGAGGCCGGCGGCTGGGCGCCGAGCCCAAGGAAGCTCAAGGTCGCAAACAGCATCACCGCGAAGGCGATGCGGATCGTCGTTTCGATCACCACCGGAGCAGCGACGTTCGGCAGCATTTCGCGCAGCACGATCCATGCGGCCCCCTCCCCGCGCGCCATGGCGGCGTTCACATAGTCCTGGCGGCGCACCGTCAGCGCGACGCTGCGCGTCACTCGGGCCATGCCGGGCGCAAACGCGATCGCGATCGCCAGCATGGCGTTCCAGCTTCCCTTGCCGAGAGTGTTGGCGACCAGAAGCGCCAGCAGCAACCCGGGTATGGCCATGATCGCGTCGATCGTGCGCATGATGGCCTCGTCCCAGCGGCCGCCGAGATAGGCAGATGCCGTGCCGATCACGGCGCCCGTGAGCGTGCCGAGGAGGGTCGCACCGAGAGCGAGAGGGACGGTGCCGCGCGCCCCGACAAGGAGGCGGCTCAGCGTGTCGCGACCGAACTGGTCGCCGCCGAGCCAGTTGTGCAGATCCGGCGGCCGGAACCGCCCGAGCACATTCATGGTCTCCGGATCGGCCGGCGCGAGCAACGTGCCGAACACGCAGATGAGGGCCAACAGCACAATGATGGCGACGCCGATCGCCCCTTGCGGCGTGCGCAGTAGACGGCGCGCAAGCTCAATCATAGCGGATCCGCCTGTCGATCAGCGCGTAGGCGATGTCGGCTGCGAAATTCACGACCGCATAGGTGCCGGCCATGATCAGCGCGCCGGCCTGGATCGCCGGCAGATCCCGCGCCTCGATGGCGACGATCAGGGCCCGGCCAATGCCGGGCAAAGCGAAGATCT from Rhizobiales bacterium GAS188 includes:
- a CDS encoding peptide/nickel transport system permease protein; this translates as MIELARRLLRTPQGAIGVAIIVLLALICVFGTLLAPADPETMNVLGRFRPPDLHNWLGGDQFGRDTLSRLLVGARGTVPLALGATLLGTLTGAVIGTASAYLGGRWDEAIMRTIDAIMAIPGLLLALLVANTLGKGSWNAMLAIAIAFAPGMARVTRSVALTVRRQDYVNAAMARGEGAAWIVLREMLPNVAAPVVIETTIRIAFAVMLFATLSFLGLGAQPPASEWGLMVAEARRFLHQAPWMIVAPGIAIAATAIGFNLLGDGLRDALNPRDER
- a CDS encoding peptide/nickel transport system ATP-binding protein; amino-acid sequence: MSALLSVNGYTLDYATSQGTLRVLDDVTLDIAPGEVLGLVGESGSGKSTLAFAIMRDLPRNARERSGEIAFAGEELMRIDEAKLAKLRGRRISMVFQDPTASLNPTLTLGRQLAETLIRHQGLTRDAAWREGVEALRRVELSDPEAMMRRYPHEVSGGEKQRVVIATAFACRPELVIFDEPTTALDVITGARILDLFRRLRAETGVAGLYISHDLALVSRIADRVAVIRRGKIVETEPADKVFAAPREAYTRALVDAVPRPHRRLVADRPGERKLIDLNGVSVRYGRPRLFRRRETFGARAVSLDIRDGEILGIVGESGSGKSTLARAMTGLARFDGHIHFGERHIGGPADMDRRYRAAVQIVFQHPDASLNPRHRIGDILARPLALYGGQASEIPRLLEQVRLPAEYARRYPHQLSGGEKQRVAIARAFAAKPALVICDEVTASLDVSVQASVIELLLALRQAHGTAYAFITHDLNLVRQIAHRIAVMRRGVLVDLRDADKIEAQDADPYTRELIAACPVPVGERP